The following DNA comes from Dermacentor andersoni chromosome 2, qqDerAnde1_hic_scaffold, whole genome shotgun sequence.
GTCAGATTCCAGAGCAGAGGTGCATGCTTCCACAGCCAAGTCAGTCGGAATTGAGGTAAACAGTGATACCACGTCGAACGAAACCATCACCTCGTCGTGGTCTACAGACACGTCAAGAACTTTTTCAATAAAGTCACAGGAGTTGCTCACGTGCGTGGAGCTCTTCCCGACGAGTGGAGCCAGAAGCTGGTGCAGGTATGCGGACAATTTGTAGAGAGGGGAGCGAGTGTAGTCGACGATTGGACGTAGGGGGACGTTAGGCTTATGAACCTTTGGCAGGCCGTAAAGTGCAGGTGCAGCACCGTTATGACAGAGAAGCTTGAAATACAAAGACTTGCGCTCGGGAGCTACGAAGCGGAACACGTCAGCCAGGAGAGTCTGGAAGTCCCTCTGAACCTTCAAGTTCGGGTCCCGAGTGAGCCGGACGTAAGTATCCTGGTCATTAAGCAGAGCCAACATCTTGTTTTTGTAGACAGCCGTGTCAATTAGCACTGTTGCATTCCCCTTGTCGGCGGGAAGGATTACGATTGCAGTGTTCGCCTGAAGACGCTTGACAGCTTTTCGTTCCTCAGCGGAAAGAGGGGAAAGAAACTTCCTCCGGTGCAGACCAGAAAGGACACCAATGGCGCGGGTGCGAG
Coding sequences within:
- the LOC140215896 gene encoding uncharacterized protein; translated protein: MRARHAGLVHSVKLDRLSESTRPYRPYNRRTTVYNLSSHSVDPAEASVLELCLNFNVAPAPDVRKVVCAVECAVNQVDPSRRDEARTRAIGVLSGLHRRKFLSPLSAEERKAVKRLQANTAIVILPADKGNATVLIDTAVYKNKMLALLNDQDTYVRLTRDPNLKVQRDFQTLLADVFRFVAPERKSLYFKLLCHNGAAPALYGLPKVHKPNVPLRPIVDYTRSPLYKLSAYLHQLLAPLVGKSSTHVSNSCDFIEKVLDVSVDHDEVMVSFDVVSLFTSIPTDLAVEACTSALESDRTLPDRSPIDVPDLKRLLCFCLGNTYFCFDKVFYSVRSSSLAVSLQIQFCATTESHRRFSTGVRRRQVTNAAVAHRMLS